The following coding sequences are from one Capsicum annuum cultivar UCD-10X-F1 chromosome 3, UCD10Xv1.1, whole genome shotgun sequence window:
- the LOC107865218 gene encoding uncharacterized protein LOC107865218: MLVLRIFVRTREVRYEGKLGGDDPYFDSSDPGSDINDEEEGPVDDDEVVDPLPKTSFSKIYFDKTAKKVCFQLYMGFLNSIEFREALQSYSIQKSVNLKLKPNEKERIRAKCKHKGCPWVILGSVDNTGFFTVKTYFPVHKCCKRTRNNMCNPLWISKHYKYRIMSDPSIKLHQIQILLRKYYGLYVSKTTSRKTKIRIMNEHFGDFVEEFSRLYDYAEQLRTTNPGTTVSIRTSKNAIPGKEVFMGIYICLRVLKSRWKEGCRKIIGLDGAFLKGVCKGILLSCISKDENNQMYLVSWVVVDKETKDTWSWFLRCINHDLELKENRGEDLTVMSDMQKGLHLTLTNILPNAEYRWCARHICANWKQV; this comes from the exons ATGCTGGTTTTGAGGATATTTGTAAGAACAAGGGAGGTTAGATATGAAGGTAAACTGGGTGGGGATGAcccttattttgatagttcagatCCGGGTAGTGACATTAATGATGAAGAGGAAGGAcctgttgatgatgatgaagtgGTAGATCCACTACCTAAAACTTCTTTTAgtaagatctactttgataaaaCTGCAAAGAAGGTATGTTTTCAGTTGTACATGGGTTTTTTGAATTCTATTGAGTTTAGAGAGGCACTGCAGAGTTACTCTATTCAAAAAAGTGTGAACCTTAAGTTGAAACCTAATGAGAAGGAAAGGATAAGGGCTAAGTGTAAGCATAAGGGTTGTCCTTGGGTTATTCTTGGAAGTGTTGATAACACAGGATTTTTTACTGTAAAAACTTACTTTCCTGTACACAAGTGTTGTAAAAGGACAAGAAATAATATGTGCAACCCTTTGTGGATTAGTAAGCATTACAAGTATAGGATTATGAGTGATCCATCAATAAAATTGCATCAGATTCAAATACTTTTAAGAAAGTACTATGGGCTATATGTTAGTAAAACAACCTctagaaaaacaaaaatcagaaTTATGAATGAAcattttggtgattttgttgaAGAGTTTTCTAGGTTGTATGACTATGCTGAACAGTTGAGGACCACCAATCCTGGTACCACTGTATCTATTAGGACATCTAAGAATGCAATTCCAGGAAAAGAGGTGTTTATGGGCATTTATATTTGTCTAAGGGTCTTAAAAAGTAGATGGAAAGAGGGCTGCAGAAAAATAATTGGCTTAGATGGTGCCTTTCTAAAGGGTGTATGTAAAGGTATCTTGTTGTCTTGCATTTCCAAAGatgaaaataatcaaatgtaCCTTGTATCATGGGTTGTGGTTGATAAAGAAACCAAGGACACGTGGTCATGGTTTCTTAGGTGCATCAACCATGATTTGGAACTTAAAGAAAATAGGGGTGAAGACTTGACAGTAATGTCTGATATGCAGAAG gGTCTTCATTTGACACTTACTAATATACTGCCAAATGCTGAGTATAGATGGTGTGCTAGACATATATGTGCCAACTGGAAGCAGGTTTAG